The Dasypus novemcinctus isolate mDasNov1 chromosome 12, mDasNov1.1.hap2, whole genome shotgun sequence genome includes a window with the following:
- the SGSM3 gene encoding small G protein signaling modulator 3 isoform X2: MSGSHIPSAGGPFSALTPSIWPREILAKYAQKEESVEQLEFHYDEFGFRIDKEGGADPGCSKLVSTPLREEAQQRLKWQAHLEFTHNHDVGDLTWDKIAVSLPRSEKLRSLVLAGIPHSMRPQLWMRLSGALQKKRNSELSYREIVKNSSNEETIAAKQIEKDLLRTMPSNACFASAGSIGVPRLRRTLRALAWLYPEIGYCQGTGMVAACLLLFLEEEDAFWMMCTIVEDLLPASYFSSTLLGVQTDQRVLRHFIVQYLPRLDRLLQEHDIELSLITLHWFLTAFASVVHIKLLLRIWDLFFYEGSLVLFQTTLGMLRLKEEELIQSENSASIFNTLSDIPSQIEDAELLLGEAVRLAGSLTDVAVETQRRKHLAYLIADQGQLLGTSTASTLSQVVRRRTQRRKPGLSSLLFGEDDLEVLKAKNIKQTELVADLREAILRVAHHFQCTDPKNCGVELTPDYSMESHQRDHENYVACSRSHRRRAKALLDFERHDDDELGFRKNDIITVISQKDEHCWVGELNGLRGWFPAKFVEVLDERSKEYSIAGDDSVTEGVTDLVRGTLCPALKALFEHGLKKPSLLGGACHPWLFIEEAAGREVERDFDSVYSRLVLCKTYRLDEDGKVLTPEELLYRAVQSVNVTHDAAHAQMDVKLRSLICVGLNEQVLHLWLEVLCSSLPTVEKWYQPWSFLRSPGWVQIKCELRVLCCFAFSLSQDWELPAKREKQPLKEGVQDMLVKHHLFSWDIDGWKTAELLKGPPVLHQLPLPPSRAAWMFSAWDAASLLIGGGGGGLGP; the protein is encoded by the exons ATGTCAG GAAGCCACATCCCTTCTGCTGGAGGCCCCTTCTCAGCCCTGACTCCAAGCATATGGCCCCGGGAGATCCTGGCCAAGTATGCACAG AAGGAAGAGTCTGTGGAGCAGCTCGAGTTCCACTACGATGAGTTTGGTTTCCGCATAGATAAGGAAG GTGGTGCCGACCCCGGCTGCAGTAAGCTGGTAAGCACGCCCCTGAGGGAGGAGGCCCAGCAGAGACTGAAGTGGCAAGCCCACCTGGAGTTCACCCATAACCACGATGTGGGGGACCTCACCTGGGACAAGATTGCAGTCTCCCTACCCCGCTCAGAGAAGCTTCGCTCCCTGGTGCTGGCTGGCATCCCACATAGCATGAGGCCACAG CTGTGGATGCGGCTCTCTGGGGCCCTGCAGAAGAAGAGGAATTCTGAGCTGTCCTACCGTGAGATCGTAAAGAACAGCTCCAACGAGGAGACCATTGCTGCCAAGCAG ATCGAGAAGGACCTGCTCCGCACCATGCCCAGCAACGCCTGCTTCGCCAGCGCGGGCAGCATTGGGGTACCCCGTCTGCGCAGGACGCTCCGCGCCCTGGCCTGGCTCTACCCGGAAATCGGCTACTGCCAGGGCACGGGCATG GTGGCCGCCTGCCTCCTGCtgttcctggaggaggaggatgCCTTCTGGATGATGTGTACCATCGTTGAGGACCTGCTGCCTGCCTCCTACTTCAGCTCTACCCTGCTGGGTGTCCAGACAGACCAGCGGGTCCTGCGTCACTTCATCGTCCAATACCTGCCTCGGTTGGACAGGCTGCTCCAGGAGCATGACATCG AGCTGTCCCTGATCACGCTGCACTGGTTCCTCACTGCCTTTGCCAGCGTGGTGCACATCAAGCTCCTGCTGCGCATCTGGGACCTGTTCTTCTACGAGGGCTCCCTGGTGCTGTTCCAGACTACGCTGGGCATGCTGCGCCTCAAG GAGGAGGAGCTGATCCAGTCAGAGAACTCAGCCTCCATCTTCAACACGCTGTCCGACATTCCGTCCCAGATAGAGGACGCGGAGCTGCTGCTGGGGGAGGCCGTGCGGCTGGCTGGCTCCCTCACCGACGTGGCCGTGGAGACCCAGCGCCGCAAGCACCTGGCCTACCTCATTGCAGACCAGGGCCAGCTCCTGGGGACCAGCACCGCCAGCACCCTCTCCCAG GTGGTTCGTCGCAGGACCCAGCGGAGGAAGCCCggcctcagctccctgctctttG GGGAAGATGACCTGGAGGTGCTCAAGGCCAAGAACATCAAGCAGACGGAACTGGTGGCTGACCTCCGGGAAGCGATCCTGCGCGTGGCGCACCACTTCCAGTGCACGGACCCCAAGAACTGTGGTGTG GAGCTGACCCCCGACTACAGCATGGAGAGCCACCAGCGGGATCACGAGAACTATGTGGCTTGCTCACGCAGCCACCGGCGCCGGGCCAAGGCCCTGCTGGACTTCGAGCGGCACGACGACGATGAGCTGGGCTTCCGCAAGAACGACATCATCACG GTCATTTCCCAGAAGGACGAGCACTGCTGGGTGGGGGAGCTCAATGGCCTGAGAG GCTGGTTTCCAGCCAAGTTTGTGGAAGTCCTGGATGAGCGGAGCAAAGAG TACTCCATCGCGGGGGACGACTCTGTGACCGAGGGTGTCACGGACCTCGTGCGAGGGACCCTCTGCCCAGCCCTCAAGGCCCTGTTTGAACATGGACTGAAAAAGCCATCCCTGCTGGGGGGCGCCTGCCACCCCTGGCTGTTCATCGAGGAG GCCGCAGGCCGGGAGGTCGAGAGAGACTTTGACTCGGTTTACTCCCGCCTGGTCCTCTGTAAGACTTACAG GTTGGATGAAGATGGTAAAGTCCTGACCCCAGAGGAGCTGCTCTACCGG GCTGTGCAGTCCGTGAACGTGACCCACGATGCGGCACACGCACAGATGGACGTCAAGCTCCGCTCTCTCATCTGCGTGGGGCTCAA TGAGCAGGTCCTGCACCTGTGGCTGGAGGTGCTCTGCTCCAGCCTGCCGACCGTGGAGAAGTGGTACCAGCCTTGGTCCTTCCTGCGCAGCCCTGGCTGGGTCCAGATCAAGTGCGAACTCCG AGTCCTCTGCTGCTTTGCCTTCAGCCTCTCCCAAGACTGGGAACTTCCTGCCAAGAGAGAG
- the SGSM3 gene encoding small G protein signaling modulator 3 isoform X1 has translation MSGSHIPSAGGPFSALTPSIWPREILAKYAQKEESVEQLEFHYDEFGFRIDKEGGADPGCSKLVSTPLREEAQQRLKWQAHLEFTHNHDVGDLTWDKIAVSLPRSEKLRSLVLAGIPHSMRPQLWMRLSGALQKKRNSELSYREIVKNSSNEETIAAKQIEKDLLRTMPSNACFASAGSIGVPRLRRTLRALAWLYPEIGYCQGTGMVAACLLLFLEEEDAFWMMCTIVEDLLPASYFSSTLLGVQTDQRVLRHFIVQYLPRLDRLLQEHDIELSLITLHWFLTAFASVVHIKLLLRIWDLFFYEGSLVLFQTTLGMLRLKEEELIQSENSASIFNTLSDIPSQIEDAELLLGEAVRLAGSLTDVAVETQRRKHLAYLIADQGQLLGTSTASTLSQVVRRRTQRRKPGLSSLLFGEDDLEVLKAKNIKQTELVADLREAILRVAHHFQCTDPKNCGVELTPDYSMESHQRDHENYVACSRSHRRRAKALLDFERHDDDELGFRKNDIITVISQKDEHCWVGELNGLRGWFPAKFVEVLDERSKEYSIAGDDSVTEGVTDLVRGTLCPALKALFEHGLKKPSLLGGACHPWLFIEEAAGREVERDFDSVYSRLVLCKTYRLDEDGKVLTPEELLYRAVQSVNVTHDAAHAQMDVKLRSLICVGLNEQVLHLWLEVLCSSLPTVEKWYQPWSFLRSPGWVQIKCELRVLCCFAFSLSQDWELPAKREEQKQPLKEGVQDMLVKHHLFSWDIDGWKTAELLKGPPVLHQLPLPPSRAAWMFSAWDAASLLIGGGGGGLGP, from the exons ATGTCAG GAAGCCACATCCCTTCTGCTGGAGGCCCCTTCTCAGCCCTGACTCCAAGCATATGGCCCCGGGAGATCCTGGCCAAGTATGCACAG AAGGAAGAGTCTGTGGAGCAGCTCGAGTTCCACTACGATGAGTTTGGTTTCCGCATAGATAAGGAAG GTGGTGCCGACCCCGGCTGCAGTAAGCTGGTAAGCACGCCCCTGAGGGAGGAGGCCCAGCAGAGACTGAAGTGGCAAGCCCACCTGGAGTTCACCCATAACCACGATGTGGGGGACCTCACCTGGGACAAGATTGCAGTCTCCCTACCCCGCTCAGAGAAGCTTCGCTCCCTGGTGCTGGCTGGCATCCCACATAGCATGAGGCCACAG CTGTGGATGCGGCTCTCTGGGGCCCTGCAGAAGAAGAGGAATTCTGAGCTGTCCTACCGTGAGATCGTAAAGAACAGCTCCAACGAGGAGACCATTGCTGCCAAGCAG ATCGAGAAGGACCTGCTCCGCACCATGCCCAGCAACGCCTGCTTCGCCAGCGCGGGCAGCATTGGGGTACCCCGTCTGCGCAGGACGCTCCGCGCCCTGGCCTGGCTCTACCCGGAAATCGGCTACTGCCAGGGCACGGGCATG GTGGCCGCCTGCCTCCTGCtgttcctggaggaggaggatgCCTTCTGGATGATGTGTACCATCGTTGAGGACCTGCTGCCTGCCTCCTACTTCAGCTCTACCCTGCTGGGTGTCCAGACAGACCAGCGGGTCCTGCGTCACTTCATCGTCCAATACCTGCCTCGGTTGGACAGGCTGCTCCAGGAGCATGACATCG AGCTGTCCCTGATCACGCTGCACTGGTTCCTCACTGCCTTTGCCAGCGTGGTGCACATCAAGCTCCTGCTGCGCATCTGGGACCTGTTCTTCTACGAGGGCTCCCTGGTGCTGTTCCAGACTACGCTGGGCATGCTGCGCCTCAAG GAGGAGGAGCTGATCCAGTCAGAGAACTCAGCCTCCATCTTCAACACGCTGTCCGACATTCCGTCCCAGATAGAGGACGCGGAGCTGCTGCTGGGGGAGGCCGTGCGGCTGGCTGGCTCCCTCACCGACGTGGCCGTGGAGACCCAGCGCCGCAAGCACCTGGCCTACCTCATTGCAGACCAGGGCCAGCTCCTGGGGACCAGCACCGCCAGCACCCTCTCCCAG GTGGTTCGTCGCAGGACCCAGCGGAGGAAGCCCggcctcagctccctgctctttG GGGAAGATGACCTGGAGGTGCTCAAGGCCAAGAACATCAAGCAGACGGAACTGGTGGCTGACCTCCGGGAAGCGATCCTGCGCGTGGCGCACCACTTCCAGTGCACGGACCCCAAGAACTGTGGTGTG GAGCTGACCCCCGACTACAGCATGGAGAGCCACCAGCGGGATCACGAGAACTATGTGGCTTGCTCACGCAGCCACCGGCGCCGGGCCAAGGCCCTGCTGGACTTCGAGCGGCACGACGACGATGAGCTGGGCTTCCGCAAGAACGACATCATCACG GTCATTTCCCAGAAGGACGAGCACTGCTGGGTGGGGGAGCTCAATGGCCTGAGAG GCTGGTTTCCAGCCAAGTTTGTGGAAGTCCTGGATGAGCGGAGCAAAGAG TACTCCATCGCGGGGGACGACTCTGTGACCGAGGGTGTCACGGACCTCGTGCGAGGGACCCTCTGCCCAGCCCTCAAGGCCCTGTTTGAACATGGACTGAAAAAGCCATCCCTGCTGGGGGGCGCCTGCCACCCCTGGCTGTTCATCGAGGAG GCCGCAGGCCGGGAGGTCGAGAGAGACTTTGACTCGGTTTACTCCCGCCTGGTCCTCTGTAAGACTTACAG GTTGGATGAAGATGGTAAAGTCCTGACCCCAGAGGAGCTGCTCTACCGG GCTGTGCAGTCCGTGAACGTGACCCACGATGCGGCACACGCACAGATGGACGTCAAGCTCCGCTCTCTCATCTGCGTGGGGCTCAA TGAGCAGGTCCTGCACCTGTGGCTGGAGGTGCTCTGCTCCAGCCTGCCGACCGTGGAGAAGTGGTACCAGCCTTGGTCCTTCCTGCGCAGCCCTGGCTGGGTCCAGATCAAGTGCGAACTCCG AGTCCTCTGCTGCTTTGCCTTCAGCCTCTCCCAAGACTGGGAACTTCCTGCCAAGAGAGAG
- the SGSM3 gene encoding small G protein signaling modulator 3 isoform X3 yields MSGSHIPSAGGPFSALTPSIWPREILAKYAQKEESVEQLEFHYDEFGFRIDKEGGADPGCSKLVSTPLREEAQQRLKWQAHLEFTHNHDVGDLTWDKIAVSLPRSEKLRSLVLAGIPHSMRPQLWMRLSGALQKKRNSELSYREIVKNSSNEETIAAKQIEKDLLRTMPSNACFASAGSIGVPRLRRTLRALAWLYPEIGYCQGTGMVAACLLLFLEEEDAFWMMCTIVEDLLPASYFSSTLLGVQTDQRVLRHFIVQYLPRLDRLLQEHDIELSLITLHWFLTAFASVVHIKLLLRIWDLFFYEGSLVLFQTTLGMLRLKEEELIQSENSASIFNTLSDIPSQIEDAELLLGEAVRLAGSLTDVAVETQRRKHLAYLIADQGQLLGTSTASTLSQVVRRRTQRRKPGLSSLLFGEDDLEVLKAKNIKQTELVADLREAILRVAHHFQCTDPKNCGVELTPDYSMESHQRDHENYVACSRSHRRRAKALLDFERHDDDELGFRKNDIITVISQKDEHCWVGELNGLRGWFPAKFVEVLDERSKEYSIAGDDSVTEGVTDLVRGTLCPALKALFEHGLKKPSLLGGACHPWLFIEEAAGREVERDFDSVYSRLVLCKTYRLDEDGKVLTPEELLYRAVQSVNVTHDAAHAQMDVKLRSLICVGLNEQVLHLWLEVLCSSLPTVEKWYQPWSFLRSPGWVQIKCELRVLCCFAFSLSQDWELPAKREEQKQPLKEGVQDMLVKHHLFSWDIDG; encoded by the exons ATGTCAG GAAGCCACATCCCTTCTGCTGGAGGCCCCTTCTCAGCCCTGACTCCAAGCATATGGCCCCGGGAGATCCTGGCCAAGTATGCACAG AAGGAAGAGTCTGTGGAGCAGCTCGAGTTCCACTACGATGAGTTTGGTTTCCGCATAGATAAGGAAG GTGGTGCCGACCCCGGCTGCAGTAAGCTGGTAAGCACGCCCCTGAGGGAGGAGGCCCAGCAGAGACTGAAGTGGCAAGCCCACCTGGAGTTCACCCATAACCACGATGTGGGGGACCTCACCTGGGACAAGATTGCAGTCTCCCTACCCCGCTCAGAGAAGCTTCGCTCCCTGGTGCTGGCTGGCATCCCACATAGCATGAGGCCACAG CTGTGGATGCGGCTCTCTGGGGCCCTGCAGAAGAAGAGGAATTCTGAGCTGTCCTACCGTGAGATCGTAAAGAACAGCTCCAACGAGGAGACCATTGCTGCCAAGCAG ATCGAGAAGGACCTGCTCCGCACCATGCCCAGCAACGCCTGCTTCGCCAGCGCGGGCAGCATTGGGGTACCCCGTCTGCGCAGGACGCTCCGCGCCCTGGCCTGGCTCTACCCGGAAATCGGCTACTGCCAGGGCACGGGCATG GTGGCCGCCTGCCTCCTGCtgttcctggaggaggaggatgCCTTCTGGATGATGTGTACCATCGTTGAGGACCTGCTGCCTGCCTCCTACTTCAGCTCTACCCTGCTGGGTGTCCAGACAGACCAGCGGGTCCTGCGTCACTTCATCGTCCAATACCTGCCTCGGTTGGACAGGCTGCTCCAGGAGCATGACATCG AGCTGTCCCTGATCACGCTGCACTGGTTCCTCACTGCCTTTGCCAGCGTGGTGCACATCAAGCTCCTGCTGCGCATCTGGGACCTGTTCTTCTACGAGGGCTCCCTGGTGCTGTTCCAGACTACGCTGGGCATGCTGCGCCTCAAG GAGGAGGAGCTGATCCAGTCAGAGAACTCAGCCTCCATCTTCAACACGCTGTCCGACATTCCGTCCCAGATAGAGGACGCGGAGCTGCTGCTGGGGGAGGCCGTGCGGCTGGCTGGCTCCCTCACCGACGTGGCCGTGGAGACCCAGCGCCGCAAGCACCTGGCCTACCTCATTGCAGACCAGGGCCAGCTCCTGGGGACCAGCACCGCCAGCACCCTCTCCCAG GTGGTTCGTCGCAGGACCCAGCGGAGGAAGCCCggcctcagctccctgctctttG GGGAAGATGACCTGGAGGTGCTCAAGGCCAAGAACATCAAGCAGACGGAACTGGTGGCTGACCTCCGGGAAGCGATCCTGCGCGTGGCGCACCACTTCCAGTGCACGGACCCCAAGAACTGTGGTGTG GAGCTGACCCCCGACTACAGCATGGAGAGCCACCAGCGGGATCACGAGAACTATGTGGCTTGCTCACGCAGCCACCGGCGCCGGGCCAAGGCCCTGCTGGACTTCGAGCGGCACGACGACGATGAGCTGGGCTTCCGCAAGAACGACATCATCACG GTCATTTCCCAGAAGGACGAGCACTGCTGGGTGGGGGAGCTCAATGGCCTGAGAG GCTGGTTTCCAGCCAAGTTTGTGGAAGTCCTGGATGAGCGGAGCAAAGAG TACTCCATCGCGGGGGACGACTCTGTGACCGAGGGTGTCACGGACCTCGTGCGAGGGACCCTCTGCCCAGCCCTCAAGGCCCTGTTTGAACATGGACTGAAAAAGCCATCCCTGCTGGGGGGCGCCTGCCACCCCTGGCTGTTCATCGAGGAG GCCGCAGGCCGGGAGGTCGAGAGAGACTTTGACTCGGTTTACTCCCGCCTGGTCCTCTGTAAGACTTACAG GTTGGATGAAGATGGTAAAGTCCTGACCCCAGAGGAGCTGCTCTACCGG GCTGTGCAGTCCGTGAACGTGACCCACGATGCGGCACACGCACAGATGGACGTCAAGCTCCGCTCTCTCATCTGCGTGGGGCTCAA TGAGCAGGTCCTGCACCTGTGGCTGGAGGTGCTCTGCTCCAGCCTGCCGACCGTGGAGAAGTGGTACCAGCCTTGGTCCTTCCTGCGCAGCCCTGGCTGGGTCCAGATCAAGTGCGAACTCCG AGTCCTCTGCTGCTTTGCCTTCAGCCTCTCCCAAGACTGGGAACTTCCTGCCAAGAGAGAG
- the SGSM3 gene encoding small G protein signaling modulator 3 isoform X4, with protein sequence MSGSHIPSAGGPFSALTPSIWPREILAKYAQKEESVEQLEFHYDEFGFRIDKEGGADPGCSKLVSTPLREEAQQRLKWQAHLEFTHNHDVGDLTWDKIAVSLPRSEKLRSLVLAGIPHSMRPQLWMRLSGALQKKRNSELSYREIVKNSSNEETIAAKQIEKDLLRTMPSNACFASAGSIGVPRLRRTLRALAWLYPEIGYCQGTGMVAACLLLFLEEEDAFWMMCTIVEDLLPASYFSSTLLGVQTDQRVLRHFIVQYLPRLDRLLQEHDIELSLITLHWFLTAFASVVHIKLLLRIWDLFFYEGSLVLFQTTLGMLRLKEEELIQSENSASIFNTLSDIPSQIEDAELLLGEAVRLAGSLTDVAVETQRRKHLAYLIADQGQLLGTSTASTLSQVVRRRTQRRKPGLSSLLFGEDDLEVLKAKNIKQTELVADLREAILRVAHHFQCTDPKNCGVELTPDYSMESHQRDHENYVACSRSHRRRAKALLDFERHDDDELGFRKNDIITVISQKDEHCWVGELNGLRGWFPAKFVEVLDERSKEYSIAGDDSVTEGVTDLVRGTLCPALKALFEHGLKKPSLLGGACHPWLFIEEAAGREVERDFDSVYSRLVLCKTYRLDEDGKVLTPEELLYRAVQSVNVTHDAAHAQMDVKLRSLICVGLNEQVLHLWLEVLCSSLPTVEKWYQPWSFLRSPGWVQIKCELRVLCCFAFSLSQDWELPAKREKQPLKEGVQDMLVKHHLFSWDIDG encoded by the exons ATGTCAG GAAGCCACATCCCTTCTGCTGGAGGCCCCTTCTCAGCCCTGACTCCAAGCATATGGCCCCGGGAGATCCTGGCCAAGTATGCACAG AAGGAAGAGTCTGTGGAGCAGCTCGAGTTCCACTACGATGAGTTTGGTTTCCGCATAGATAAGGAAG GTGGTGCCGACCCCGGCTGCAGTAAGCTGGTAAGCACGCCCCTGAGGGAGGAGGCCCAGCAGAGACTGAAGTGGCAAGCCCACCTGGAGTTCACCCATAACCACGATGTGGGGGACCTCACCTGGGACAAGATTGCAGTCTCCCTACCCCGCTCAGAGAAGCTTCGCTCCCTGGTGCTGGCTGGCATCCCACATAGCATGAGGCCACAG CTGTGGATGCGGCTCTCTGGGGCCCTGCAGAAGAAGAGGAATTCTGAGCTGTCCTACCGTGAGATCGTAAAGAACAGCTCCAACGAGGAGACCATTGCTGCCAAGCAG ATCGAGAAGGACCTGCTCCGCACCATGCCCAGCAACGCCTGCTTCGCCAGCGCGGGCAGCATTGGGGTACCCCGTCTGCGCAGGACGCTCCGCGCCCTGGCCTGGCTCTACCCGGAAATCGGCTACTGCCAGGGCACGGGCATG GTGGCCGCCTGCCTCCTGCtgttcctggaggaggaggatgCCTTCTGGATGATGTGTACCATCGTTGAGGACCTGCTGCCTGCCTCCTACTTCAGCTCTACCCTGCTGGGTGTCCAGACAGACCAGCGGGTCCTGCGTCACTTCATCGTCCAATACCTGCCTCGGTTGGACAGGCTGCTCCAGGAGCATGACATCG AGCTGTCCCTGATCACGCTGCACTGGTTCCTCACTGCCTTTGCCAGCGTGGTGCACATCAAGCTCCTGCTGCGCATCTGGGACCTGTTCTTCTACGAGGGCTCCCTGGTGCTGTTCCAGACTACGCTGGGCATGCTGCGCCTCAAG GAGGAGGAGCTGATCCAGTCAGAGAACTCAGCCTCCATCTTCAACACGCTGTCCGACATTCCGTCCCAGATAGAGGACGCGGAGCTGCTGCTGGGGGAGGCCGTGCGGCTGGCTGGCTCCCTCACCGACGTGGCCGTGGAGACCCAGCGCCGCAAGCACCTGGCCTACCTCATTGCAGACCAGGGCCAGCTCCTGGGGACCAGCACCGCCAGCACCCTCTCCCAG GTGGTTCGTCGCAGGACCCAGCGGAGGAAGCCCggcctcagctccctgctctttG GGGAAGATGACCTGGAGGTGCTCAAGGCCAAGAACATCAAGCAGACGGAACTGGTGGCTGACCTCCGGGAAGCGATCCTGCGCGTGGCGCACCACTTCCAGTGCACGGACCCCAAGAACTGTGGTGTG GAGCTGACCCCCGACTACAGCATGGAGAGCCACCAGCGGGATCACGAGAACTATGTGGCTTGCTCACGCAGCCACCGGCGCCGGGCCAAGGCCCTGCTGGACTTCGAGCGGCACGACGACGATGAGCTGGGCTTCCGCAAGAACGACATCATCACG GTCATTTCCCAGAAGGACGAGCACTGCTGGGTGGGGGAGCTCAATGGCCTGAGAG GCTGGTTTCCAGCCAAGTTTGTGGAAGTCCTGGATGAGCGGAGCAAAGAG TACTCCATCGCGGGGGACGACTCTGTGACCGAGGGTGTCACGGACCTCGTGCGAGGGACCCTCTGCCCAGCCCTCAAGGCCCTGTTTGAACATGGACTGAAAAAGCCATCCCTGCTGGGGGGCGCCTGCCACCCCTGGCTGTTCATCGAGGAG GCCGCAGGCCGGGAGGTCGAGAGAGACTTTGACTCGGTTTACTCCCGCCTGGTCCTCTGTAAGACTTACAG GTTGGATGAAGATGGTAAAGTCCTGACCCCAGAGGAGCTGCTCTACCGG GCTGTGCAGTCCGTGAACGTGACCCACGATGCGGCACACGCACAGATGGACGTCAAGCTCCGCTCTCTCATCTGCGTGGGGCTCAA TGAGCAGGTCCTGCACCTGTGGCTGGAGGTGCTCTGCTCCAGCCTGCCGACCGTGGAGAAGTGGTACCAGCCTTGGTCCTTCCTGCGCAGCCCTGGCTGGGTCCAGATCAAGTGCGAACTCCG AGTCCTCTGCTGCTTTGCCTTCAGCCTCTCCCAAGACTGGGAACTTCCTGCCAAGAGAGAG